The following are encoded in a window of Gemmatimonadales bacterium genomic DNA:
- a CDS encoding 4-hydroxy-3-methylbut-2-enyl diphosphate reductase → MDQTYFRKGFGLKKDIQGTLTSDYASGVVDAFLKGGHTLVAGPLTFRLAKEFGFCYGVDRAVEYAYETRAKFPGRPIALVGEIIHNPHVNARLRQMGVRFLEHGADGEFDFAGVTAEDVVIMPAFGVTIRDFERLRAIGCVLVDTTCGSVLNVWKRVDSYARDGFTAIIHGKSYHEETKATASQVTKHPGGRYLVVYDMDEARLVCEFIEGRGDAAALAERFAGKTSPGFDFATDLQRVGIANQTTMLAGESLAIAAEFGASMARRYGEAHRDEHFRSFDTICSATQERQDAVLALLEEPLDLMVVVGGYNSSNTCNLAAICAANGVRTVHIEDADCIDVEAGAVRHQPIRTKAEERIEGWLSGARRIGLTAGASTPNNKIGETVVRICESAGVITELRETLTPTS, encoded by the coding sequence ATGGACCAGACCTATTTCCGGAAGGGCTTCGGGCTCAAGAAGGATATCCAGGGAACGCTCACCTCCGACTATGCGAGCGGCGTGGTGGACGCCTTCCTCAAGGGCGGCCACACCCTCGTCGCGGGGCCGTTGACCTTCCGGCTCGCGAAGGAGTTCGGCTTCTGCTACGGCGTGGACCGGGCGGTCGAGTACGCCTATGAGACCAGGGCGAAGTTCCCGGGGCGGCCGATCGCGCTGGTCGGCGAGATCATCCACAACCCGCACGTCAACGCCCGGCTGCGGCAGATGGGGGTCCGGTTTCTCGAGCATGGCGCCGATGGGGAATTCGACTTTGCCGGGGTGACGGCGGAGGACGTGGTGATCATGCCGGCCTTCGGCGTGACGATCCGCGACTTCGAGCGGCTCCGGGCCATCGGCTGCGTGCTGGTGGACACCACCTGCGGCTCGGTGCTCAACGTCTGGAAGCGTGTTGATTCCTACGCCCGGGACGGGTTCACCGCGATCATCCACGGCAAGAGCTACCACGAGGAGACGAAGGCCACGGCGAGCCAGGTCACCAAGCATCCCGGTGGCCGGTACCTCGTGGTGTACGACATGGACGAGGCACGGCTGGTGTGCGAGTTCATCGAGGGCCGGGGCGACGCCGCGGCGCTGGCCGAGCGGTTCGCGGGGAAGACCTCGCCGGGGTTCGACTTTGCGACGGACCTGCAGCGGGTGGGGATCGCCAACCAGACCACGATGCTGGCGGGGGAGTCGCTGGCCATCGCGGCGGAGTTCGGGGCGAGCATGGCGCGGCGCTACGGGGAGGCGCACCGCGACGAGCACTTCCGGAGCTTCGACACCATCTGTTCCGCCACGCAGGAGCGGCAGGACGCCGTGCTCGCGCTGCTCGAGGAGCCGCTCGACCTGATGGTGGTGGTGGGTGGTTACAACTCGAGCAATACCTGCAACCTGGCGGCCATCTGTGCGGCCAACGGGGTCCGGACCGTCCATATCGAGGATGCCGACTGCATCGACGTGGAGGCGGGGGCGGTGCGGCACCAGCCGATCCGCACCAAGGCCGAGGAACGGATCGAGGGGTGGCTCTCCGGCGCCCGGCGGATAGGTTTGACGGCAGGCGCCTCGACCCCCAACAACAAGATCGGTGAAACCGTCGTGCGGATCTGTGAGAGCGCCGGCGTGATCACCGAACTTCGGGAGACGCTGACTCCGACCAGCTGA
- a CDS encoding thioesterase family protein encodes MPTPFIIEEYVRWSDVDFAGIIFYGSYVRFFELAETELFRAAGLPFGTVFDKYDVFLPRVQVHTEFHSPPRLDDQLAVAVFIGRVGRTSMTIEFEVIRRPDGTHCADGHMVLVCVDRKELKPCPIPEGFITQLAPYTMTRAEARQQLGIPERAT; translated from the coding sequence ATGCCTACACCCTTCATTATCGAAGAGTACGTCCGCTGGTCCGACGTCGACTTCGCCGGCATCATCTTTTACGGCTCCTATGTCCGGTTCTTCGAGCTGGCCGAGACGGAGCTGTTCCGCGCCGCCGGCCTTCCGTTCGGCACCGTCTTCGACAAGTACGACGTCTTCCTCCCCCGGGTGCAGGTGCACACCGAGTTCCACTCCCCTCCCCGCCTCGACGACCAGCTTGCGGTGGCGGTCTTCATCGGGCGAGTCGGCCGTACCTCGATGACCATCGAATTCGAGGTCATCCGGCGGCCCGACGGCACCCACTGCGCCGATGGGCACATGGTGCTGGTCTGCGTGGATCGCAAGGAACTCAAGCCCTGCCCGATTCCGGAAGGGTTCATCACCCAGCTCGCGCCGTACACCATGACGCGTGCCGAGGCTCGGCAGCAACTTGGCATCCCAGAGCGCGCAACGTGA